In Amycolatopsis coloradensis, one genomic interval encodes:
- a CDS encoding AraC family transcriptional regulator gives MDVLSDVLSVVRAGRPRSALVTWQGSWAQQFSPVPGAVGFRVVVRGSCVLVPADAEPVRLVAGDVVLLPHGRGHVLADSPATPPTARPCGPAAEDHPLALADASESSTVTLCGAYELAPEGLHPLLQDLPEVVHLDTRADGLAELRTVVDMLGAESVRPRLGTDAAIPALLDMLLLYALRAWFDSARTKTGTGWATALRDPGVAAALHAIHRKPAHPWTVASLATLAGLSRAPFAKRFTELIGRPPMRYLTWWRMTTAARLLRESDAPLSSIADAVGYRSEFALAVAFKRQYETPPGRYRRSAATPGQPRDALAERSSSRALSR, from the coding sequence GTGGACGTGCTGAGCGACGTGCTGTCGGTGGTACGCGCCGGCCGTCCGAGGTCGGCGCTCGTGACGTGGCAAGGCTCCTGGGCGCAACAGTTCTCTCCGGTGCCCGGCGCCGTCGGCTTTCGTGTGGTGGTGCGGGGCAGTTGCGTCCTCGTCCCGGCCGATGCCGAACCGGTGCGGCTTGTCGCGGGTGACGTCGTGCTCCTGCCACACGGACGAGGGCACGTGCTGGCCGACAGCCCGGCCACGCCGCCGACCGCACGGCCTTGCGGTCCCGCCGCCGAGGACCATCCGCTCGCGCTCGCCGACGCGTCGGAATCCTCCACCGTCACCCTGTGCGGCGCCTACGAACTCGCACCCGAGGGTCTGCACCCCTTGCTGCAGGACCTGCCCGAGGTCGTCCATCTCGATACCCGCGCCGACGGTCTTGCCGAGCTGAGGACCGTGGTGGACATGCTCGGCGCCGAATCGGTTCGGCCGCGGCTCGGCACGGACGCGGCCATTCCCGCACTCCTGGACATGCTGCTGCTCTACGCCCTGCGCGCTTGGTTCGACAGCGCCCGGACCAAGACTGGCACCGGTTGGGCGACGGCGTTGCGGGATCCGGGCGTCGCGGCCGCGCTGCACGCCATCCACCGGAAGCCGGCGCACCCCTGGACGGTCGCGTCGCTCGCCACGCTCGCGGGTCTGTCCCGGGCTCCGTTCGCCAAGAGGTTCACCGAACTGATCGGCCGACCACCGATGCGCTACCTGACCTGGTGGCGCATGACCACGGCGGCCCGGCTGCTGCGCGAGTCCGACGCGCCGCTCAGCTCCATCGCCGATGCCGTCGGCTACCGGTCGGAATTCGCGCTCGCCGTGGCGTTCAAACGCCAGTACGAGACCCCGCCCGGCAGGTACCGGCGGTCGGCGGCCACTCCCGGTCAGCCCAGAGACGCGCTCGCGGAGCGCAGTTCTTCAAGGGCCTTGAGCAGGTAG
- a CDS encoding NADP-dependent oxidoreductase — protein sequence MKAARIHQHGDPTVIRIEEVARPVPAAGEALIEVAATSFNPTEVALRSGALRDLVPVALPLTLGWDVAGTIVELGEGVRTHKVGDQVIGWIDGAAAEFAVADAAALVTAPTAVPLAGAAALPLAGLTAWQAVERARLVPGERLLVNGAGGGIGGFAVQLAKRAGAQVVATASPRSRQAVLRHGADLIVDYTTTSLGNALDGQVDVVLNLVGLDEPRSAALASLVRPGGRIVSVTNEFKAPITTRVVARNDSAQLAELVTLVDSGTITVEITERHLLSALASLHRRSEAGGIRGKVVVLPVA from the coding sequence ATGAAAGCCGCACGGATTCATCAGCATGGGGACCCGACCGTCATCCGCATCGAGGAGGTCGCTCGGCCCGTCCCCGCGGCGGGCGAGGCGCTGATCGAGGTCGCCGCCACCTCCTTCAATCCCACCGAGGTGGCCCTGCGCTCCGGCGCGCTCCGCGACCTGGTGCCGGTGGCTCTGCCGCTCACCCTGGGCTGGGATGTCGCGGGGACGATCGTCGAACTCGGGGAGGGAGTGCGCACGCACAAGGTCGGCGACCAGGTCATCGGCTGGATCGACGGTGCGGCCGCGGAGTTCGCCGTGGCCGACGCCGCAGCGCTGGTCACCGCGCCCACAGCCGTCCCTCTCGCCGGCGCGGCCGCCCTGCCGCTCGCCGGGTTGACAGCGTGGCAGGCGGTCGAGCGCGCACGCCTCGTCCCGGGTGAACGACTTCTGGTCAACGGCGCGGGCGGCGGCATCGGCGGCTTCGCCGTCCAACTCGCGAAACGCGCCGGCGCACAGGTGGTCGCCACCGCCAGCCCGCGCAGCAGGCAAGCGGTCCTGCGGCACGGCGCGGACCTGATCGTCGACTACACCACCACGTCGCTCGGGAACGCGCTCGACGGTCAGGTCGATGTCGTCCTGAACCTCGTCGGTCTCGACGAGCCGCGGAGCGCGGCGCTGGCTTCGCTCGTCCGGCCCGGTGGCCGCATCGTCTCGGTCACCAACGAGTTCAAGGCGCCGATCACCACACGTGTCGTCGCCCGTAACGACTCCGCCCAGCTCGCCGAGCTGGTGACCTTGGTCGACAGCGGCACGATCACCGTCGAGATCACCGAACGGCACCTGCTCAGCGCGCTCGCCTCCTTGCACCGCCGAAGCGAAGCGGGTGGTATCCGCGGCAAGGTCGTCGTTCTGCCGGTGGCCTGA
- a CDS encoding TetR/AcrR family transcriptional regulator: MWALDEGWSAAKRASAGCRRPGNRTPRSGARYRSAHRRTRPCPRGERSAAGGRPVGRKRVTLGGGAARRGGRARTGHEGAAGAERAGVTKSTFFRHVPDKRELLVAGQETLSRLLTEVISEAPAEASPLEVVAAGLVRASTAMGPMSREIAPRLKAAVAASAELQERDALKSVSLAVAMTAALVARGVPDPTAALASELGVLAFKREYAEWSEGDRAPEDDFATYLLKALEELRSASASLG, encoded by the coding sequence GTGTGGGCGCTGGACGAGGGCTGGTCGGCCGCGAAGCGGGCCAGCGCTGGGTGCCGTCGCCCGGGTAACCGGACACCCCGCTCTGGCGCGCGATACCGGTCAGCACACCGGCGAACCCGCCCTTGCCCTCGTGGTGAACGGTCTGCGGCAGGCGGACGGCCCGTCGGTCGGAAGCGGGTCACTCTCGGTGGGGGCGCGGCCCGGCGTGGCGGGCGTGCCCGAACAGGTCACGAAGGGGCGGCCGGTGCCGAACGGGCCGGGGTCACCAAGAGCACCTTCTTCCGGCACGTCCCCGACAAGCGCGAACTGCTGGTCGCCGGACAGGAAACGCTGAGCCGGCTGCTGACCGAAGTGATCTCCGAAGCGCCCGCCGAAGCCAGTCCGCTCGAGGTGGTCGCCGCGGGTCTCGTCCGCGCGTCGACCGCGATGGGCCCGATGAGCCGGGAGATCGCCCCGCGGCTCAAGGCCGCGGTCGCCGCGAGCGCCGAACTTCAGGAACGAGACGCCCTCAAGAGCGTCAGCCTCGCCGTCGCCATGACAGCCGCCCTGGTCGCCCGCGGCGTGCCCGATCCGACCGCCGCCCTCGCCAGCGAGCTCGGCGTCCTCGCCTTCAAACGGGAATACGCCGAATGGTCCGAAGGCGACCGCGCTCCTGAGGACGACTTCGCCACCTACCTGCTCAAGGCCCTTGAAGAACTGCGCTCCGCGAGCGCGTCTCTGGGCTGA